A window of Nicotiana sylvestris chromosome 8, ASM39365v2, whole genome shotgun sequence genomic DNA:
AGGCATATAAAGCAGGTACAGAACCATTCCTTCATTACAATAAGGTTTTTatgcaaaattttaataatttacaccTTAACTACATATTCCTACATATATCTACAATTCTCATTCCCAATTATTCATTCAAGCTGATGTTTCAGCAGAACATCTACAACGAAATATTGAGGAAGAACCAGTAATTGATGAAGTGGCTGAGGCACAACAAGCAGGTAATATATTCTCTATATTCTCTATAACTCCATAATACTGTTCATATCTACATAGATCTACACTTATCTACAGAAGGTGAAGTTCCACAGTCGCCAATTCACGGTGTGACTGTGACTGAAGTTGTTCCTGAAGGCATTGATAAAAAAGTTGTTCCTGAAGGCATTGAAAACAAAGGTTTGACATTGGATGACTTTGAGCTGCCAGAAAACTTATCACAGTTGGTCATGTATGGCGAGCCCATACGAGATGAATCAACCCCTGTTCATCCCGGTAGAACCAGGCAACCGGGAAAACATGCACGATCACCTTTCACATCTTTGTATAGTTCTGGAGGCAGCACATCTGTTGGACCTAAATTTTTTTACCTCAAACACCCCTTCACAAGTGTCATAGGTGAAAATGTAGATCCTGAATTGACAGAAAGGTTCACCAACTGGTTATACATTCGTAGTGATAAAGTATCTAGGAGGTATGAATGCTTCATTTTACACTGTCTGTTCACCATTTTTATACTTTAAAATTGTAATTCATTTTgtcaattttttgtatttgatcATCTTTTTTTGTTATTACAGGAGGAAATATTACTTTTCCAAGAAggataaccaaatcaagccttggttggattttggttgtGAAAAGATTGATAAGAAGGACTGGTTTTATGACCTTGCTCACCCCGGACAAGTCATCAATAACACAGTAAGTATAAAGAACATAATCATTCACAATATCTATTTTGTCTTCAGCTGTGTAGTGTAATTGTAGTTTATTTTTCAGCTATGATGTGtaattgtagtaatattgtagacaACATATATATGTTACTATATTTATGTCTCAACTGTGAAATTTTGCTTTTTATGGACCTTATGTATCATATGTGATGATGATTGTATGTACAAACtggaattttggtacttttgactgACTTGGAATCTCCGTGTACCACAACTATAGTTAccttgtagtaatattgtagagcTTGTGATTGTGCCTATTAATATTAACTGTAGGTTGAACTTGCTGATTATTGGGACCTTAAGTTAGGTGGTATGTTTCATTTGTTCCTCTGTATAGTGAATAAATGTAGACAGTGCATAAATATAGTTAATGTGTAGTTGTTTTGTAGTCTGATGGGTCAATTGTACATATAGTACTTGTTCACTATGGTTCATACAAACTACAATTAAATTACATTTTGTGAGGTACTTGGACTAACTGTTATATTTTTGTAGTTATAGTGTAGCTAATTTGCAGCAATCTGTTAGAGTTTTTAATAAATTCAAATTGTAGTTAATCTGTAGCTGTCTTGTAGACAAGTGTGGTTACACCGTACCTTATTGtatatgtttattctattttggcAGCACATTGATGTTATTATGTATTATCTGCGAAAAAGAGGCAAATATGGCCCCAACAATAATACTAGGTTCACAACCACGGATTGCTTGTTCAAGACAAAGATTGAAAGAATCTATGACAAGTTCATAAGTTCTCCACCGGAACAAAGGTATTCGGTTGTTAAACCCGAGGATGATGTTGGAGAATATATTCTTGGGTACAGAATTCTTGCTAATGTTGCCTGGGATCTTGTTGACTATGTGCTCATACCTGTGAACCTTGTAGAGAACTTCCATTGGTTGTTGCTAGTTTTTGACATAAAGGACAGACAACTTTATGTTTATGATTCCATGGTGAGAGCAAACCGTCATAAAACAGTTGAGACATTGGTTGACAAGTTTTCAATCATTATCCCTCTGTATTTGTCATGCACTGGTTTTTATGGTAAACGTAAAGACATTAACTTCAAGAGCACAAAGGCATACATCGAAAAACCAGTTACGGACCCTCTCGACATACAATGGATGGTTGCTGAGATTCCACAACAAAAGGAAGGCTCAGTGTAAAAAAATAATCTCCCTTTCTAtatgtttaatttttttattttaatcatttgTTATATAATGAAAAATTCTCATCTTATGcagcgattgtggtgtatttgtggCTGCATTTGCGGAGTATGTTAGCCTTGGAGATTTGGCAATCCCAAAGGAAGATCTTTCTGATATTGACCAACACCGTAGACGCTATGGAGCTCTACTGTGGGACTATGCaacaaagaagcaagaagatgGGTCAATCAGTGAGAGTGAGGTTACTGGCAGGCTAGCAAGGAGGAAGGGTGCTCCGGCAAAAAACGAGAGGACTAGAGTGCAACGAAAGAAGAAATAGACTATTGTGTTCCTAGTttggtctgtgaaatttggtagttGAATTGGAAAACAATGTAGGAAATATGTCGTTTTGGTTTTCTACAACACTTTTTGTTGATTACATTATACTCGAGTACTCTGATTACATTTTTACAGCAACAACTTTGTCTTACAATTTGACTTTAATCTTCAAGTTATTTTTATAAATACCTTCAAGTGCCAAGTAATATCTGTATATAACTGTCATTTGTTACACAGcagaaagataaaataaatacagGAATCATATAAATAATTTAGCCATCTTTTATCAACAAGGTTTatcaaaaaaattcaatttatctaCATTTAAACTACGTCAAACTACATTTTAACTACAACTCCTCTACATATGAATAACAGGACTACAGTTCTAACACAGTTAAACTACATATTCACTACAATCTGGATACAATTTACGTTGAATGCATTCTTTATTAATATCAGTTTTTTTGTATACAGTAAATATTAAAGTTTAACTATTCTATAAAAAAAACAACTTTAGATGCTTGACAGAATACATAAAAACATAAATAGTGCAGATACACAAATTGATGTTTATACTTCTTATTCATCTTCAAAAACTTAAACAATTACACAAGAAAATCCGATAATTTGAGCTCACTAACATTTATTTTGAATAACTATTCTAACTACATGATATTCATTTCTTTTTCGGCGCATTCTTGCAAGttcttttgttatgcccttcaccTCCACAATTGCCACATGACACCTTGTATTTCTTTGACTTTATTTCATCAAATGTTTTATATCTTTCCTTGTGAGGTCTCCCTGGCTGCCTTTTATCTCCCGCCGGTGGCTTTACTACCTCATCCAAAATATGTTGTGGCACATCCCATTTGCCTTCATCAGGAAGAGGATTTACTGGCATTTCATAGGTAAGCAGAAGGCTCTTCCTTGTGTAATACGGAGAGCAATAGTTTTCGTATGTTTCATTCCTATGCCTTAATGCTGCCAAAGCATGCGCACATGGaagttcatcaagttggaattgtccacagctacatttcttgttttctagacacataatgtaccgcttcacaccatctaacacagtatgtatatgatctgttgaagccctcacctacaattgaagaccaaacagaaataataatacatcaATCATTAAAATGGATTATCAACAATTTACCTACAAATCAGCAACAAATATATTACAGCTCATCTACAAACTATTATTACCGACAATTTGACTACAGTTTAACTACAATCTGGAAAAACTGCAGCTAGTACTTTTTTGATTCTACTGcaccaaaaaaaaatatcttacccTTAGTTTCTGAGATAATGTACTGTTGTCTTCCAATTCTTTGTTGTATTTGTGACCAAGGTATGTGAAAGTACCCTTTGCCTTCGATAACTTTTCTTTTGTCCAACGTTCAAGAAGAGTCCTCATATACTCAAATAGATCAAATATTGGAAGCTCTCTTGCATCTTTTGTTACAGCATTCAACGACTCGGCAATGTTTGACGTCATAGTAAAAGTTCTATTCACCGTTGCATGTACTCTTGaccatctatgatagccaatatcaTATAGGTAAGACTTTACACGCAGGTCTACCTCTTCAATCTTCaacatcctttcattaaattcatccatagtgtatgaccgtgctgtagcaaagtacaattcatgtaattgtagatgtcccttcttgaattttgaccttaTATTTGTCCATATATGCCACATGCAAGAGTAGTGTGCCAATCCCGGATAGACAACTGATGTTGCCTTCAGTATACTCTCATGCCTATCTGAAACAACACACATTGAAGGTCTTTCACCATATGCCtccttgaattgctcaaagaaccactTCCAAGACGCGTCGTTTTCAGAATCAACCACAGCATATGCCAAGGGAAAAATAGTACCTACATTTTTAAGACATAAAATATGATTAAATAACAACTACAATATATATTGAGAAATATAGACATGTTAACTACATTCTTTTATataactacaaaataactacaacataactacaatttaACTGCATTTTAAAGACTGTCTACAAAATAAGTACAAAATTATTCCATTATTTACCTGATGCATCCATGGTGCTTGCTGTCAGCATAATCCCCCTGTAGGCTGACTTTAAGAATGTCCCATCAACCACTACTACCGGTCTACAATGTTGCCAACCATTTATTGATGTATAAAGAGCAACAAATGCGTATAAGAAGCAATCATCTGCTGCCTTCTTCAATTTAACAACAGAacaaggataattcttctcaagaatataaaaatatttgggtaatttgttgtaggagtcacacggattccctctcaaaaactgtaaagctttttcctttgctctccatgcttgcatgtagcttaggTTCAGTCCATGTTCGGATAACATGTCAGTTTGTATGTCCTTTGGTGTGTAAACAGTCTTAGGATCACAATACTTTGGAACGACCATGCTACCAAGTACTGCTGCAGTACGTTTGCGCTGTATGAATGTTTCGTCCATTAGGTAGCATGTGTGTTGACGGCTGAAACTTCTTATCTTGAACATTGCCGAATCATTAATTGATGTTGCCTTGAAATGCCATTTACAGCTTTCAGCAACACATATAAGCCAGTAGCTACAAAAGAAATACAATATTTACACAAATTTATGAAAAAACTACAATAAACTACAAACtgactacaatttaactacaatttataaAACCCACCTATCTTCAATCATACACTGATTTTGCTGATATATTATCCACAAATAACTACATACCTTCTATGACTAGATCTTTTTACTCTGAACTGGAACTTGTGCATCACTGAATAATTCTTCATTGCAGCAGCTACTGTTTGCTTGTCCTGATAAACTTGTCCTTCTTCAATATATGTTTGCGTAGattcagttattatttcactttgatattcctCTATAGCTGGTGAGGATGGAAATTCAAGTAAGTTTAGGGATCCAGACGAACCTGCAAACAATAAATTCATAAATGTAGTTTCTATGTAGATAATTTTGAAAGCAACATTGCTTTATCCTTTTCAGTACTATGTGAgctttgtagtttaattgtaggtaattgtagtaatattgtagataACATAGTAACACCATAACTCTCTGCAATGTCGAATCAAACATACCTGCACTGGTGCTTTCATTGTTGATtgccaattccatattgaaatctcttacgcttatacataaaggatacgaacctaagtt
This region includes:
- the LOC138874870 gene encoding uncharacterized protein codes for the protein MSKIPIMLKSNGNWDNYGRFRDFEIDAIVVDDNANYGILSSTIAEQLSIDTSDKIIEIKYIVNENCPPMEIRNDMGVRAYMETKKENKNLGSYPLCISVRDFNMELAINNESTSAGSSGSLNLLEFPSSPAIEEYQSEIITESTQTYIEEGQVYQDKQTVAAAMKNYSVMHKFQFRVKRSSHRSYWLICVAESCKWHFKATSINDSAMFKIRSFSRQHTCYLMDETFIQRKRTAAVLGSMVVPKYCDPKTVYTPKDIQTDMLSEHGLNLSYMQAWRAKEKALQFLRGNPCDSYNKLPKYFYILEKNYPCSVVKLKKAADDCFLYAFVALYTSINGWQHCRPVVVVDGTFLKSAYRGIMLTASTMDASGTIFPLAYAVVDSENDASWKWFFEQFKEAYGERPSMCVVSDRHESILKATSVVYPGLAHYSCMWHIWTNIRSKFKKGHLQLHELYFATARSYTMDEFNERMLKIEEVDLRVKSYLYDIGYHRWSRVHATVNRTFTMTSNIAESLNAVTKDARELPIFDLFEYMRTLLERWTKEKLSKAKGTFTYLGHKYNKELEDNSTLSQKLRVRASTDHIHTVLDGVKRYIMCLENKKCSCGQFQLDELPCAHALAALRHRNETYENYCSPYYTRKSLLLTYEMPVNPLPDEGKWDVPQHILDEVVKPPAGDKRQPGRPHKERYKTFDEIKSKKYKVSCGNCGGEGHNKRTCKNAPKKK